One genomic segment of Salinigranum rubrum includes these proteins:
- a CDS encoding hybrid sensor histidine kinase/response regulator — MRVEAPIRLLHVDDDQLLTGLLNDLVVQSHDDISLHSMHDCDGVLSYLETNDVDCVISDYEMPGTNGLELLDAVRQRWPDLPFILFTGQGDEEIAEKAINAGVTDYVQKRSGALQFALLLNRVRKAVEQRRARAALERELRIEKEHFRMALENSPFVAFRLDTDLRYTWVGNPHEDFEVEQVLGKRDDELLPPEAAETVMEPKRRALETGERVREEVTYELPSGVVTYDLTVEPLRDESGAVVGLTCASLDVTDRKAYERQLERDSQRTEAQFELLVDTVEDYAIFLLDPDGRVQTWNRGAENIKGYAREEVVGEHVSVFYPEDDVAAGVPERNLREAKAEGHFRGEGWRVRKDGSTFWADVRLTAIREDGEFLGYAKVTRDSTEQKRERDLLERKEQLEDLISAISHDLRGPLSVAAGNVELARRTDDLSRLDATSQALERATELLDHLGRLAKEGTQILTPKPTDLCEVAETAWSLVETGGAELVVEGSLTVVADPSRLQQLFENLFANSVAHAGPDVTVWVGPLDERDGFYVEDDGPGVPETERAKVFEMGYSTDTDGTGFGLAICNQIADAHGWDIGVTEGRRGGARFEMSSVGVA, encoded by the coding sequence GTGAGGGTCGAAGCCCCGATCAGGCTGCTTCACGTCGACGACGACCAACTGCTCACGGGCCTGCTGAACGACCTCGTGGTCCAGAGCCACGACGACATCTCTCTACACTCGATGCACGACTGCGACGGCGTCCTCAGCTATCTCGAGACGAACGACGTGGACTGCGTGATCAGCGACTACGAGATGCCCGGGACGAACGGACTCGAACTGCTCGACGCGGTCCGCCAGCGGTGGCCGGATCTGCCGTTCATCCTCTTCACTGGGCAGGGCGACGAGGAGATAGCCGAAAAGGCGATCAACGCCGGCGTGACCGACTACGTCCAGAAGCGTTCCGGGGCGCTCCAGTTCGCGCTGCTGCTGAACCGGGTTCGGAAGGCGGTGGAACAGCGACGCGCCCGCGCCGCACTCGAGCGCGAACTCCGGATCGAGAAGGAACACTTCCGGATGGCGCTGGAGAACTCGCCGTTCGTCGCGTTCAGGCTGGACACGGACCTTCGATACACGTGGGTCGGTAACCCTCACGAGGACTTCGAGGTGGAGCAGGTCCTCGGCAAGCGCGACGACGAACTCCTCCCGCCGGAGGCCGCCGAGACGGTTATGGAGCCGAAGCGGCGGGCGCTGGAGACGGGCGAGCGCGTCCGCGAGGAGGTGACCTACGAGCTACCGAGCGGGGTCGTGACGTACGACCTCACCGTCGAACCGCTGCGCGACGAGTCGGGAGCGGTCGTGGGGCTGACCTGTGCCTCCCTGGACGTCACCGACCGCAAGGCGTACGAACGCCAACTCGAACGTGACTCTCAGCGCACCGAAGCCCAGTTCGAGCTGCTGGTCGACACCGTCGAGGACTACGCGATATTCCTCCTCGACCCGGACGGCCGCGTCCAGACGTGGAACCGGGGAGCCGAGAACATCAAGGGCTACGCGCGAGAGGAGGTCGTCGGCGAACACGTCTCGGTCTTCTACCCCGAGGACGACGTCGCGGCCGGCGTCCCCGAGCGCAACCTCCGCGAGGCGAAAGCCGAGGGGCACTTCCGAGGCGAGGGCTGGCGGGTACGAAAGGACGGTTCGACCTTCTGGGCGGACGTGCGACTCACGGCGATTCGGGAGGACGGAGAGTTCCTCGGCTACGCGAAAGTCACTCGCGACAGCACCGAGCAGAAGCGAGAACGCGACCTGCTCGAACGGAAAGAGCAGTTGGAGGACCTCATCTCGGCCATCTCCCACGACCTTCGGGGCCCCCTCTCCGTCGCCGCGGGAAACGTCGAGTTGGCCCGACGGACGGACGACCTCTCTCGACTCGACGCGACGAGCCAGGCGCTGGAGCGAGCGACAGAGCTACTCGACCACCTAGGGCGACTGGCGAAAGAGGGAACGCAGATTCTCACCCCGAAGCCGACCGACCTCTGCGAGGTGGCCGAGACGGCGTGGTCCCTCGTCGAGACGGGCGGCGCCGAACTCGTCGTCGAGGGGAGCCTGACCGTCGTCGCGGACCCCTCGCGCCTGCAGCAACTGTTCGAGAACCTGTTCGCGAACAGCGTCGCTCACGCCGGACCGGACGTGACTGTCTGGGTCGGTCCCCTCGACGAACGGGACGGGTTCTACGTCGAGGACGACGGCCCCGGCGTCCCCGAGACCGAACGGGCGAAGGTGTTCGAGATGGGCTACTCGACCGACACGGACGGCACGGGCTTCGGGCTCGCCATCTGCAATCAGATCGCCGACGCTCACGGGTGGGACATCGGCGTGACGGAGGGGCGACGGGGCGGGGCGCGCTTCGAGATGTCGAGCGTCGGCGTGGCGTGA
- a CDS encoding CBS domain-containing protein — translation MELPTPQELKDRRESLELTQSALAEMADVSQPLIARIEGDDVDPRLSTLRRIVNALNEAEGEVVRAADVMNENVVSVSPDDSVREARDRMLEEGFSQLPVILDGRPRGFISNSDIRHVHEDNVTDLPVAEVMRESFTTVEPDATLDEVDSYLDRHDAVLVMQDGTTVGIITDADIAAQMP, via the coding sequence ATGGAACTCCCGACCCCGCAGGAACTGAAAGACCGCCGGGAGTCGCTCGAACTCACCCAGAGCGCGCTGGCGGAGATGGCCGACGTCTCCCAGCCGCTCATCGCCCGGATCGAGGGCGACGACGTCGACCCGCGGCTCTCGACGCTGCGACGCATCGTCAACGCGCTCAACGAGGCCGAGGGCGAGGTCGTCCGAGCCGCGGACGTGATGAACGAGAACGTCGTCTCCGTCTCGCCCGACGACTCGGTGCGCGAGGCACGCGACCGGATGCTCGAGGAGGGGTTCTCACAACTGCCGGTCATCCTCGACGGTCGCCCGCGTGGGTTCATCTCGAACAGCGACATCCGACACGTCCACGAGGACAACGTGACGGACCTCCCCGTGGCCGAGGTGATGCGCGAGTCGTTCACCACCGTCGAACCGGACGCGACGCTCGACGAGGTCGACAGCTACCTCGACCGCCACGACGCCGTCCTCGTCATGCAGGACGGGACGACCGTGGGAATCATCACCGATGCCGACATCGCGGCGCAGATGCCCTGA
- the ligA gene encoding ATP-dependent DNA ligase LigA, translating to MRFDAFCDALTRVEALSADTDIVAAVADLFAAADADLPVVARFVQGRVFPAWDATTLDVGPRLCYAALARAAGPNVSGDDVERRVAETGDVGDVAAELDLGSQQGLGAFTDDAASALTVAVVDEELRALAGTAGGGSESRKEDRLFGLFNRCTPDEARYLARLVLGEMRVGVGAGSVRDATTDAFEVPPEAVEHALQVSNDYGLVARVARDEGETGLRGLSLEVGRPVQAMLAQAGTAEEALDAWETVAVETKFDGARIQLHYSGEETWVFSRNMADVTDALPEVGEFAERSLAEPAILDGEVVAVDDDGAPLPFQEVLRRFRRKHDVERAREEVSVAVRLFDCLHASGEDLLDVPFAERHARLEAVVDDAEDEGEGETVPELTLASDLETVETHEERALRTGHEGIMLKNPESTYTPGRRGKNWLKRKPDVETLDLVVTGAEWGEGRRASFLGTFEVSARVEGENEGFAPVGKVATGITDETLADLTERLEPLVESESGKAVDLRPDLVLEVGYEEIQTSQNYDSGAALRFPRLVAIREKPPEEADTLARIRELSRGE from the coding sequence ATGCGCTTCGACGCGTTCTGCGACGCGCTGACCCGGGTCGAAGCGCTGTCGGCCGACACCGATATCGTGGCCGCGGTGGCCGACCTGTTCGCTGCCGCGGACGCGGACCTCCCGGTCGTCGCGCGGTTCGTGCAGGGGCGGGTCTTCCCCGCGTGGGACGCGACGACGCTCGACGTCGGACCGCGACTCTGCTACGCCGCCCTCGCTCGCGCGGCCGGTCCGAACGTGTCGGGTGACGACGTCGAGCGCCGGGTGGCGGAGACGGGCGACGTCGGCGACGTCGCGGCCGAACTCGACCTCGGGAGCCAACAGGGGCTCGGCGCGTTCACCGACGACGCAGCCTCGGCACTCACGGTCGCGGTCGTCGACGAGGAACTCCGCGCGCTCGCGGGCACCGCCGGCGGCGGGAGCGAGTCGCGGAAGGAGGACCGCCTCTTCGGCCTGTTCAACCGGTGTACGCCGGACGAGGCGCGCTACCTCGCCCGTCTCGTCCTCGGCGAGATGCGCGTCGGCGTCGGCGCCGGAAGCGTCCGCGACGCGACGACGGACGCGTTCGAGGTCCCTCCGGAGGCGGTCGAACACGCCCTGCAGGTGTCGAACGACTACGGCCTCGTGGCACGGGTCGCCCGCGACGAGGGCGAGACGGGGCTCCGGGGGCTGTCGCTCGAAGTCGGTCGACCCGTCCAGGCGATGCTCGCGCAGGCGGGGACGGCCGAAGAAGCGCTCGACGCGTGGGAGACGGTCGCCGTCGAGACCAAGTTCGACGGCGCGCGGATCCAACTGCACTACTCCGGCGAGGAGACGTGGGTGTTCTCCCGAAACATGGCCGACGTCACCGACGCCCTCCCCGAGGTCGGGGAGTTCGCGGAGCGCTCCCTCGCGGAACCGGCCATCCTCGACGGCGAGGTGGTCGCCGTCGACGACGACGGGGCGCCGCTGCCGTTCCAGGAGGTGCTCCGTCGGTTCAGACGGAAGCACGACGTCGAGCGGGCGCGGGAGGAGGTCTCCGTCGCCGTTCGACTCTTCGACTGTCTTCACGCGAGCGGGGAGGACCTGCTCGACGTTCCCTTCGCAGAACGGCACGCCCGCCTCGAGGCGGTGGTCGACGACGCCGAGGACGAAGGCGAGGGCGAGACCGTCCCGGAACTCACGCTCGCCTCGGACCTCGAAACCGTCGAGACACACGAGGAACGGGCGCTCCGGACGGGTCACGAGGGCATCATGCTGAAGAACCCCGAATCGACGTACACGCCCGGTCGCCGCGGGAAGAACTGGCTGAAGCGCAAGCCCGACGTGGAGACGCTCGACCTCGTCGTCACGGGGGCGGAGTGGGGCGAGGGGAGACGCGCGTCGTTCCTCGGGACGTTCGAGGTGTCCGCGCGCGTCGAAGGGGAGAACGAAGGGTTCGCTCCGGTCGGAAAGGTCGCGACGGGCATCACCGACGAGACGCTCGCCGACCTCACCGAGCGACTCGAACCGCTCGTCGAGAGCGAGTCGGGGAAGGCGGTCGACCTCCGCCCGGACCTCGTCCTCGAAGTCGGGTACGAGGAGATACAGACCTCACAGAACTACGACTCGGGGGCGGCGCTCCGCTTTCCGCGACTGGTCGCTATCCGCGAGAAACCGCCCGAGGAGGCCGACACGCTGGCTCGGATTCGGGAACTGAGCCGCGGCGAGTGA
- a CDS encoding GNAT family N-acetyltransferase gives MYVRDAKNREEVWLLDHIEAMGLDDAAFRSRDYVVALDEESNEKAGFGRIRVHKTDEDDYCELTGMGVLDAWRGQGVGAHVVERLVEKSGDAGFDVVYSFALEPTYLAQFGFEPVPKGDLPDPLRERLEAKRESMAGDIVPMRLAVDAFEMPERLREAFKLAAPAAEESAPEEQPEDFGIDPDSATYKYDTGR, from the coding sequence ATGTACGTCCGGGATGCCAAAAACAGGGAAGAGGTCTGGTTGCTCGACCACATCGAGGCGATGGGCCTGGACGACGCGGCGTTCCGCTCTCGCGACTACGTCGTCGCGCTCGACGAGGAGTCGAACGAGAAGGCCGGCTTCGGCCGGATTCGCGTCCACAAGACCGACGAGGACGACTACTGCGAACTCACCGGCATGGGCGTCCTCGACGCGTGGCGCGGACAGGGCGTCGGCGCGCACGTCGTCGAGCGTCTCGTCGAGAAGAGCGGCGACGCCGGCTTCGACGTGGTCTACTCGTTCGCGCTCGAACCGACCTACCTCGCACAGTTCGGCTTCGAACCGGTCCCAAAGGGTGACCTTCCCGACCCGCTGCGGGAGCGACTCGAGGCGAAGCGTGAGTCGATGGCCGGCGACATCGTTCCCATGCGGCTCGCGGTCGACGCGTTCGAGATGCCCGAGCGCCTCCGCGAGGCGTTCAAACTCGCCGCCCCGGCGGCGGAAGAGAGCGCGCCCGAGGAACAACCGGAAGACTTCGGCATCGACCCCGACAGCGCGACCTACAAGTACGACACCGGCCGGTAA
- a CDS encoding MBL fold metallo-hydrolase — protein MTVRHDGLSIDWFGYATARIETPDGFVVYLDPGRYGVLTGEWTGDSPAAEAAHPEPTDYHARDADLVCVTHGHHYDSDGVERVASEDATVLVHEAVDAEDIDRDVVSPEDLPYDVVRVTDDDHRAVSDGVDVWTVAAYNDPDGPYTRDDGSVLHPRGEGCGYLLSLDGTTVFWPGDSDAHDAFARLEVSLFLANISGSVCMDRHDAADLAEALDPDLVLPIHYNTRDFLEADSGAFASDVAKRGVPVVLDE, from the coding sequence ATGACCGTTCGCCACGACGGCCTCTCCATCGACTGGTTCGGCTACGCGACGGCTCGCATCGAGACGCCCGACGGCTTCGTCGTCTACCTCGACCCCGGCCGGTACGGCGTCCTCACCGGCGAGTGGACGGGCGACTCGCCCGCAGCCGAGGCGGCCCACCCAGAACCGACCGACTACCACGCCCGCGACGCGGACCTCGTGTGTGTCACCCACGGCCACCACTACGACTCCGACGGCGTCGAACGGGTCGCGAGCGAGGACGCGACGGTACTCGTCCACGAAGCGGTCGACGCCGAGGACATCGACCGCGACGTCGTCTCGCCCGAGGACCTCCCGTACGACGTCGTTCGCGTCACCGACGACGACCACCGGGCCGTTTCGGACGGAGTCGACGTCTGGACCGTCGCGGCGTACAACGACCCGGACGGCCCCTACACCCGGGACGACGGCTCCGTCCTCCACCCGCGAGGGGAGGGCTGTGGGTACCTCCTCTCGCTCGACGGCACGACGGTGTTCTGGCCCGGCGATTCGGACGCCCACGACGCCTTCGCTCGTCTCGAAGTCTCGCTCTTCCTCGCCAACATCTCGGGGTCGGTCTGCATGGACCGCCACGACGCGGCCGACCTCGCCGAGGCGCTCGACCCTGACCTCGTCCTCCCCATCCACTACAACACGCGCGACTTCCTCGAAGCCGACTCGGGGGCGTTCGCGAGCGACGTGGCCAAGCGCGGCGTGCCCGTCGTGCTGGACGAGTAG
- a CDS encoding glutamate--cysteine ligase family protein — protein MTADLAERVKDVLDVDAEAFEAQARADAEVVKEGLRDGVFDNHQAIVGLEYEFYAVADGRWRADDEVHALTRVPRRLLELIGFEKELGLHNAEMTTSPQPLSAYGLRAQESEVKARLAAALDCARSEGMRLVSDALWTIPPAGETARGYLTDAVEVDGVRLATNMSDAVRYHAMANGPNAPESMGVDAPHVSFEAPTVMPESLITSIQPHYQVAHAADLPTYFGYALRVAGPLLALGVNAPFFPPDLYDAGTSAEEVLADGWDEGRITVFESVLNAEDSEKVRFPRDVDTVEEAVDRVAGDPSVVPMAVSGGDRYDDRFATLRRKHGTYWRWVRPVFDGPTRSDANARIEFRPIGAQPTVRDSVAFQAAFAGLMESLPRRAHPVEGLDWETARENFYAAARDGIDADLTWVTNAGDTTTNAAELYDDLLDHAADGLESAGCSEAEAAYYVDPLRRRVETATTPAAWKRSEVRTRLDDGDAFADAVTGMQRSYIGRQKETLLEGCFTDWL, from the coding sequence ATGACCGCCGACCTCGCCGAGCGTGTCAAGGACGTCCTCGACGTCGACGCCGAGGCGTTCGAGGCACAGGCGCGGGCCGATGCCGAGGTAGTGAAGGAGGGACTGCGGGACGGGGTGTTCGACAACCATCAGGCCATCGTCGGCCTCGAGTACGAGTTCTACGCCGTCGCGGACGGCCGTTGGCGCGCCGACGACGAGGTGCACGCGCTCACGCGCGTCCCCCGGAGGCTCCTCGAACTCATCGGGTTCGAGAAGGAACTCGGCCTGCACAACGCCGAGATGACGACGTCGCCACAGCCGCTATCGGCGTACGGGCTACGGGCACAGGAGTCGGAGGTGAAAGCCCGCCTGGCCGCCGCGCTCGACTGCGCCCGGTCGGAGGGGATGCGCCTCGTGAGCGACGCGCTCTGGACCATCCCGCCCGCGGGCGAGACGGCGCGGGGGTACCTCACGGACGCCGTCGAAGTCGACGGGGTGCGCCTGGCGACGAACATGAGCGACGCCGTCCGCTACCACGCGATGGCTAACGGTCCCAACGCCCCCGAGTCGATGGGCGTCGACGCCCCGCACGTCTCCTTCGAGGCCCCGACGGTGATGCCCGAGAGCCTCATCACCTCCATCCAGCCCCACTATCAGGTCGCCCACGCCGCCGACCTCCCCACGTACTTCGGGTACGCGCTGCGGGTCGCGGGCCCGCTCCTCGCGCTCGGCGTCAACGCGCCGTTCTTCCCGCCGGACCTGTACGACGCGGGGACGAGCGCCGAGGAGGTTCTCGCCGACGGCTGGGACGAGGGGCGGATCACGGTGTTCGAGTCGGTGCTCAACGCCGAGGACTCCGAAAAAGTGCGGTTCCCCCGCGACGTCGACACCGTCGAGGAGGCGGTCGACCGCGTGGCGGGGGACCCGAGCGTCGTCCCGATGGCCGTCTCCGGCGGCGACCGCTACGACGACCGCTTCGCCACGCTCCGACGGAAACACGGTACCTACTGGCGGTGGGTCCGACCGGTGTTCGACGGCCCCACCCGTTCGGACGCGAACGCCCGAATCGAGTTCCGTCCCATCGGCGCACAGCCCACGGTACGGGACTCGGTCGCCTTCCAGGCGGCCTTCGCCGGGTTGATGGAGAGCCTCCCGCGGCGTGCGCATCCCGTGGAGGGACTCGACTGGGAGACGGCGCGGGAGAACTTCTACGCCGCCGCCCGCGACGGCATCGACGCGGACTTGACCTGGGTGACGAACGCCGGCGACACTACGACGAACGCCGCCGAACTGTACGACGACCTCCTCGACCACGCCGCCGACGGCCTCGAATCCGCCGGCTGTTCGGAGGCGGAGGCGGCGTACTACGTCGACCCGCTCCGGAGACGGGTGGAGACGGCCACGACACCCGCCGCGTGGAAGCGCAGCGAGGTTCGGACGCGACTCGACGACGGCGATGCGTTCGCTGACGCCGTTACGGGAATGCAGCGTTCGTACATCGGCCGCCAGAAAGAGACGCTGCTCGAAGGCTGTTTCACCGACTGGCTCTGA
- the psmB gene encoding archaeal proteasome endopeptidase complex subunit beta, translating into MRTPTHDDFSGGFDSSSSRPVFGPELGEFPNADQRRESAGEGDTKEMKTGTTTVGLKTDEGVVLATDMRASAGYMVASKDVQKVEEIHPTGALTIAGSVSAAQSLIRSLKAEVRLYESRRGENMSMQALSTLTANFLRSGAFLIVQPILGGVDDEGPHIYSIDPLGGTTEEEYTVTGSGSQYALGVLEQEYDEGLSIEEAKTVAARAIKSAVERDLASGNGINVAVVTEDGVEIDRYKEFTELL; encoded by the coding sequence ATGCGTACCCCCACCCACGACGACTTCTCCGGCGGGTTCGACTCGAGCAGCTCTCGACCGGTGTTCGGCCCGGAACTCGGCGAGTTCCCCAACGCCGACCAGCGTCGAGAGTCGGCGGGAGAAGGCGACACCAAGGAGATGAAGACCGGGACGACGACCGTCGGTCTCAAGACCGACGAAGGCGTCGTCCTCGCGACGGACATGCGCGCCAGCGCGGGCTACATGGTCGCCTCGAAGGACGTCCAGAAGGTCGAGGAGATCCACCCGACCGGTGCGCTCACCATCGCCGGGTCGGTCTCGGCGGCCCAGTCGCTCATCCGCTCGCTGAAGGCGGAAGTGCGCCTCTACGAGTCCCGTCGCGGCGAGAACATGAGCATGCAGGCGCTCTCGACGCTCACGGCCAACTTCCTCCGGTCGGGCGCGTTCCTCATCGTCCAGCCGATTCTGGGAGGCGTCGACGACGAGGGCCCCCACATCTACAGCATCGACCCCCTCGGCGGCACCACCGAGGAGGAGTACACCGTCACCGGGTCGGGCAGCCAGTACGCGTTGGGTGTGCTCGAACAGGAGTACGACGAGGGACTCTCCATCGAGGAGGCGAAGACCGTCGCCGCCCGTGCCATCAAGAGCGCCGTCGAGCGCGACCTCGCCTCGGGTAACGGTATCAACGTCGCCGTCGTCACGGAGGACGGCGTCGAGATAGACCGGTACAAGGAGTTCACGGAACTGCTCTGA
- a CDS encoding DUF555 domain-containing protein → MSNYLVALEAAWLVRDVDDVDDAIGVAVSEAGKRLNDQNKEFVDVNVGITGCPFCGEGFDSAFIAANTALVGLDLEIEVFNADSEQHAARIAKSEVGGALRDVPLSVIEIVETEPEDE, encoded by the coding sequence ATGAGTAACTACCTCGTCGCGCTCGAAGCCGCGTGGCTCGTGCGGGACGTCGACGACGTCGACGACGCCATCGGCGTCGCCGTCAGTGAAGCCGGGAAACGACTGAACGATCAAAACAAGGAGTTCGTCGACGTGAACGTCGGCATCACCGGCTGTCCCTTCTGCGGGGAGGGGTTCGACTCGGCGTTCATCGCCGCCAACACGGCGCTGGTGGGGCTGGACCTCGAAATCGAGGTGTTCAACGCCGACAGCGAACAGCACGCCGCGCGCATCGCGAAGAGCGAGGTCGGCGGCGCCCTCCGGGACGTCCCGCTCTCGGTCATCGAGATCGTCGAGACCGAACCCGAGGACGAGTGA
- a CDS encoding DUF7520 family protein, with protein sequence MADDSTDGRRVFLVVAVTVVLIAGGIGFFVGANGASVAPTITLFGGLVLPTTPVTMAVYGMLLAVVSLGVLFGLVTLASRFEDVDVDAAEDRE encoded by the coding sequence GTGGCAGACGACAGCACCGACGGACGTCGGGTCTTCCTCGTGGTCGCCGTGACCGTGGTACTCATCGCGGGCGGCATCGGCTTCTTCGTCGGCGCGAACGGAGCCAGCGTCGCGCCGACGATCACTCTGTTCGGCGGACTCGTCCTGCCGACCACGCCGGTGACGATGGCCGTCTACGGGATGCTCCTGGCCGTCGTCTCGCTCGGCGTCCTCTTCGGTCTCGTCACGCTCGCGTCGCGGTTCGAGGACGTCGACGTCGACGCGGCCGAGGACCGGGAGTAG
- the purM gene encoding phosphoribosylformylglycinamidine cyclo-ligase: MTDGPTLRTDGGADEADETDDSGEGLTYAETGVDIEASEAATAALVTAAGDAGSGDYAGLLDIGDRYLALATDGVGTKLLVAEALGDYSTVGIDCIAMNVNDMVAAGVRPVAFVDYLAVDEPNETFSAQVGEGLKAGADEADIALVGGETAVMPEVVRGLDLAGTCAGLAAKEALFDGESREGDAVVGFRSSGIHSNGLTLARTAATRRHEYTDPYPIEGGDDEPDYDSVGAALLEPTRIYTHLLDPMREHGVHAAAHVTGGGWANLKRMGEFDYVVDDPFEPHSVFEFVQEEGNVSDEEMHRTFNMGTGFVCTLPPEAAEKLAAETEGRVVGRVEASEDEANVSVRGLDL; this comes from the coding sequence ATGACCGACGGCCCGACGCTGCGGACGGACGGTGGCGCGGACGAGGCGGACGAGACAGACGACTCGGGAGAGGGGTTGACCTACGCCGAGACCGGCGTCGACATCGAGGCGAGCGAGGCGGCGACGGCGGCGCTCGTCACGGCCGCGGGCGACGCCGGGTCGGGTGACTACGCCGGCCTGCTCGACATCGGCGACCGCTACCTCGCGCTCGCGACGGACGGCGTGGGGACGAAGCTCCTCGTCGCCGAGGCGCTGGGCGACTACTCGACGGTGGGTATCGACTGCATCGCGATGAACGTCAACGACATGGTCGCCGCCGGGGTTCGCCCCGTCGCGTTCGTCGACTACCTCGCCGTCGACGAGCCGAACGAGACGTTCTCGGCGCAGGTCGGCGAGGGCCTCAAGGCCGGGGCCGACGAGGCTGACATCGCGCTCGTCGGCGGCGAGACGGCGGTGATGCCCGAGGTAGTGAGAGGACTCGACCTCGCGGGCACCTGTGCGGGCCTCGCCGCGAAAGAGGCGCTGTTCGACGGCGAATCCAGAGAGGGGGACGCCGTCGTGGGCTTTCGCTCCTCGGGTATCCACTCGAACGGGCTCACGCTGGCGCGGACGGCGGCCACCCGCCGCCACGAGTACACCGATCCCTATCCCATCGAAGGAGGGGACGACGAACCCGACTACGACAGCGTCGGAGCGGCGCTCCTGGAACCGACCCGCATCTACACGCACCTGCTCGACCCCATGAGAGAACACGGCGTCCACGCCGCCGCACACGTCACCGGCGGCGGCTGGGCCAACCTGAAACGCATGGGCGAGTTCGACTACGTCGTCGACGACCCGTTCGAGCCCCACTCCGTCTTCGAGTTCGTCCAGGAGGAAGGAAACGTCTCAGACGAGGAGATGCACCGAACGTTCAACATGGGAACGGGCTTCGTCTGTACCCTCCCGCCCGAAGCGGCCGAGAAACTGGCTGCCGAGACCGAGGGCCGCGTGGTCGGCCGCGTCGAAGCGAGCGAGGACGAGGCGAACGTCTCCGTCCGCGGACTCGACCTCTGA
- the cdd gene encoding cytidine deaminase — MTDTTRPTDADLVDAAREALADAYVPYSEYRVGAALLTSDGTVYTGCNIENANYSNSLHAEEVAIAAAVKNGHADFERVAVSSGVRDGVTPCGMCRQTLAEFCDDDLVVICDEGDRVSEYTLGELLPNTISLDTLDAADRAGADDGE, encoded by the coding sequence ATGACGGACACGACGCGACCGACCGACGCAGACCTCGTCGACGCCGCCAGGGAGGCGCTCGCGGACGCGTACGTCCCGTACTCGGAGTACCGGGTCGGGGCGGCGCTGCTCACGAGCGACGGGACGGTCTACACCGGCTGTAACATCGAGAACGCCAACTACTCGAACAGCCTGCACGCCGAGGAGGTCGCCATCGCGGCGGCGGTCAAGAACGGCCACGCCGACTTCGAGCGCGTCGCCGTCTCCTCGGGGGTCCGCGACGGCGTCACCCCGTGCGGGATGTGTCGGCAGACGCTCGCGGAGTTCTGCGACGACGACCTGGTCGTGATCTGTGACGAGGGCGACCGGGTGAGCGAGTACACGCTGGGTGAACTCCTCCCGAACACCATCTCGCTCGACACGCTCGACGCGGCGGACCGAGCGGGAGCAGACGACGGCGAGTGA